Genomic segment of Ammospiza nelsoni isolate bAmmNel1 chromosome 2, bAmmNel1.pri, whole genome shotgun sequence:
TTGGTTTCCAATAGAGGTTGGTAGTGCTGTTAATTAGGGTTAATTTCTGTATTCAAACAAGGCAGCAAACTCTCTAGAGccatttttaatttccagtttCAAAGAGAGGACTATTTCAGCCCCATTTAGCAGCTGcctgggaggtgctggcaggcagcagtgggTGCCAGAGGAGCGCTGGGACTGAGGGGATGCCATTGCCAGGTAATGGAATATTACCAGTGTTGCTGGACAGGATGTGCCTGAGCTTGTCTGGCCCTTGGTGCTGCACCAAACAGTggcactgtggtgtttcaccccacagacacttttggctgtgggatgtgtggtgtttcaccccacagacactttgggctggctgggtgtgtggtgtttcaccccacagacactttgggctggctgggtgtgtggtgtttcaccccacagacacttttgccTGGCTggatgtgtggtgtttcaccccacagacacttttgcctggctgggtgtgtggtgtttcaccccacagacactttgggctggtgtgtgtgtggtgtttcaccccacagacactttgggctggctgggtgtgtggtgtttcaccccacagacactttgggctggctgggtgtgtggtgtttcaccccacagacactttgggctggctgggtgtgtggtgtttcaccccacagacactttgggctgtgggatgtgtggtgtttcaccccacagacactttggccggctgggtgtgtggtgtttcaccccacagacacttttgcctggctgggtgtgtggtgtttcaccccacagacacttttgcctggctgggtgtgtggtgtttcaccccacagacactttgggctggctgggtgctgcagttGGGCCCGTGGGGACAAGTCCaggccagcaggagctctggtggtgctgggatggagcttcccctcatagcaggggctgctcctcaggtttccctctggTGAAGAAGCTTCAAGGccatggtgaaggaaaggagtcggttctgatggagggtttggatgcagagctttattctggcccacaggcctctgaatgcagcaccagctccaacagaactccctgggcccgtggttgctgctcctttaaccccggggagaggggcagggaaggggcagggagccaccaggcagggacaggaggggagggacaaagggacaaaggacacctggatggcccagtGCTCCCATCCTTTGAATCTGCCAATCACTCAACGCCCTTCCGGAAAgccaggactgacagacagtgctgggaggggaaaggagaggtgactGACACACCTGGCAGGGAATTATCAGGGAATGATAAAGCCTGAAATCACAACAAGGCAGGAGCGCCCCCGTACCTCCGTTATCCAGCACGATGTCCACGCCCAGCCCGCCCGTCTCCTCCAGGCAGCTCTCGGCCACGTCAATCTTCCCGTGGGACACATCGATCACCCGGGCTGccagagcaggacagcagcaaaaACCACCTCAGAGCCATGGAAAAGGAGTTCAGGTGCTCACAGCTGAGAGCTCAGATCCCGAGCAGCACACAgtttctgctctctgcaggtaCCACAAACGGGTTTGCAGCTACACCCAAAACACCTGGcacatctttctctttttttcgTTTTCAACACAGTGCAAAATCAACACCAAAAGTATGAATGCAGAGTTAATTCATGAGTTTGTTGGCCCAAAAGGATAAAATGTGGCAAATCCTTCTCTAAGTTCATTTTTTGCTATTCTTGTCCAAGTCCTGGCTCTCTGGGTCTTTAATTAAATGTTTAGATGAAGGATTTACATCTGCTCTTCAAATATTGCTGAACTGAAAGCCACCAACACATTTTCCTGTCATGTATCTATGATGCCCTGTTTATGGTTGGTTATAAAGAGGAAACACAGAATCAGGAATGagagaatcctggaatggtttgggttgggagggaccttaaagatcccatcccacccctgccatggcagggacacctcccactgtccccagtgtccagcctggccttgggcactgccaggggtgcaggggcagccccagttgctctgggcaccctgtgccaggccctgcccaccctgccagggaacaattcctcattgccaggatcccacccagccctgccctctttcaggtaaaagccatttttaatattataacAATAACACAGAGAAGGAGCAGCCACAGGGTTTGTTTCATCATTATGAGGTAGAACAAACATTTATAAACTAAACAGGcaaaaaatcccacagcaaAATGAGAACTGAAAGAACATCAGCCAAATGTGGAgcctgagctcagctctgcactcACCCACCAAAGGCTGCCGCACTCCTGGAGTGGGatcccagcagggagggagggaagaaaaaatgcaaagagCTGGTCATTAAGGATATTAACAAATTAGCAATAAATGCCTTGGGTTTGGGTCTTTTTGTCCCTTCAAACCCTCAATCTAATCATAGGATGCATTCAAATCCCAagtaattccttcttttttttcactgaagtcaAATGATTTCACTGTCAAAATTTACTAAAGATGggataataattaattattaatggTAGCCATATTCCCCCTATGTAACTAAACCCCCATAATATCCTTTTCTTCTTAGTTTTCTTCAGTCAACAGTTTAAAAGGTTTTCCATACCAGGACAATTTGACATGGTATTACTTTGcaaataatttcactttttgaaaataattctggTTTCAAAGACCCAAAGCCTGGCAATCAAAAAGAAGGGCCAGAGTTCCACCATTGTGACTATTTTCTGATTTCTGTATAGCAAAAATGGCCAGTTTTGTTCCTTAACTCAGCACAATAGTTCAAACAGTACTTATCAAAATCCTGGTCAGCTTCCTTACtaaaaaaatgctggaaaaattTCTCACCATTGTGGAAAAGGCCAAGCAACAAACTGTAATATAACTTTCCATAATCCTTTGTCACTTATGTATTTCTCACAAAATACTGACAAATGAGTTCAGTTTCTTCTGCTGGGACTTGCACAGCTTCCAAAGTAAGATTTTTCTGACTGGCAAAACTTCagttcctctcctcctccactgCTGGGGGCACAGAAACCCCAGGatcccacagcctttcccaaaGTTTGCTCTGGGGGGTTCTAAACAGAGCtcagtgctggtggcacagaAGAAAACCTCACAAAGCAAACAAGGAACAGCAGGAGGTGCCCTTGGGAGCAGAGGAAATATCTGTGCATGTGCAGATACTTTCCTTGGGTTCTTTGACAGAAACTCATCCCATTGCTTATGGAATATTCTGTCTCCAGCCTCAAACACAGGCATTAAAATGTCAAAACTTGTTAaaatcccctccttcattctaTTGTAACTTTTACTCCAGGGGTTACTAAAGACAAAGAAAAGTCCCATCCTGTTGGTCTAAATACAAATCCTGAAGCATTACCAGAACTTCTGTTTCAGGCACTGGAATCACATTAATTAACAAACAAATCAGAAAGTCTGAAcacttttaaaagctttttgcttttgcactCAAGCTGTGTCTCGCTTCAACGCTGCACCCAGGTgctatttctttatttgaaataaagttgcagttatcatttttccccctcagccATTCCAGGAAGCAGCTTGGTATGCTCAACAATGATAATACAAATTGCTGTTCACTGAAAACTGcccaaaactaacaaaaaacccactgaacaagcacaaaactgaaaattcaCCACCCACAAACAAAAGAAGCCAATTAGAGCTTGGGTTACTTATGCTCTATTTGACATTAACATtcaaaaaacttaaaaatgctgtaaaaagtAACTCAGGACTGTGAGAATGAAATTGCCAAATCCCCTCCTAGCTCATGAATTTTTCATATAATTACCAAAATGTACCCATAAAATGTTACAAAAGGAAATTTTAGGTCTTCTGTATTTCCTCTTTGGCCCTGTAACAGCTGGTGCCACAAGGCTCTGCACAGCAACAGCATTCCCAAAAATCTTCCAGTTCTGATGTGTGTCACAACAGCTAGTGcagtaatatatataaacatagaGACAGACAAAAAGGCTGctgaaatcaggaaaaaataggGTTTTTTGGGTCAAATTGCCTTTAAAAAACAAGTGTTGCTCTCAAGCTGCAGAGAGATGAGTCTGGcaggtgctgcagaggcagccctggggtggctgcagctgtaACCACACAGATGGGGCTGACAAGGCTCCCCCAAAGGCATCTCCAGCTCTGTAACCCCAGTGAAGGCCAACAAAAACCATACTCTGCAAAACAAACCCGGCAATCACACTGCAGCACTTGGTActtgcaggaggaaggagcaggcaCCAGTTTTAACCTTTTGCTGCCATCCAGCCAGACTGACAAGCCATCCTTTATTTTCAAACTGTCAGAATAAAGGAATATTCCACTTCCCTCCacaaaacaccaccaaaatTTTGGTCAGAAAAGATTCTTACACAGAGTATCTTCTCATGTtgttttcagagggaaaaaacccaaacttgaAGTATGAAAGGGAAGTCAGGGAAGAATGCAAGTGTTGTGTGTGAGGCCAACTCCTTTGGAAAGCAGAGAACGCAGAGCCTGTGCAcgtgcagccccagctgtggcagcactgacacctgagaagccctggcagcagcagcgtgAGGGGCTGAGCGCTGGGTGCCAGGTGTGTGagctctggcacaggctgggtGTGGTGAGTCAGCAATCCTTCCCTGCACAGCAACCACTCCATCGCATGGACAGATTCCCTGAGCACTTGGGCCAAAAGCCagcactcagcactgctgggcactaCTGCCACTCATTACCGCTGAAATGGACAATTAAAATGCCATTAAGCACACTTAAACCAGAAATTAAACACCTGTGGAGCACAGAACAAACCTGAAAACTGTTCAATTAGACTATTTATCAATTTGTGCTTAATTTTTACAGCACTTAGTCTCTAGACCtgacagtaaaaatattttgagacaTTCTTTAGGCCAGACTTCAGCCCTGAAGGATAAAACTCACCCCCAGCAGGCCTGAGCCTCTCCAGGTACTGCTTGtcctccaggctgtgggcagtgGAGATGACTTTGGCCCCTCTGTGTTGGGCCAGCTGAATTGCAATGGTACCAAATGGCTGAGAGGGGAAAAGCAGGGTCATTGGttaattcattcatttatttacaCCAACAATTTAATGTTAGGAACAATTACATTGTAAAGGCCAGTGAGGAGAATACCCAGAAATTAACTTACTCCtgcaaaaaccccacagctgaACCAAGAACTGAATATTCACAGATCTGCTTCTGTCCTAAGTGAGGCCAAAACAGCTCTTCAGTGACTGGCAGGCTCTGAATGAACTTTTGGCCAGTAACTTGTTCTTGTCATTAATAAAATAGCTCAGATTCTACTTTAATTACCACAGCAGCTAGAACTCAGAgcttgaagggaaaaaagctcCAAGGAAAAGGTCCCAGCCATGTTTACATTACAGAACCTTGGCTGAGGGGACCCCACATCTTCATTAGCACCAAGAACTGCAGGGATGCAAATCAAATTATTTATATCCaagaaaaggtaaaaagcaGAGGTGGGAGAGGACTGAAAAATAAGGCATTTTCCTGCAGTTACCCCTGAGGACTCAGGACATCACTGTGCCAGTGCAGGACACCAGCACACCCTCCCTGTGCGCACCCCCCACCCCAGGCAGGACAATGTCCCTGCTCAGGATCAGGATCCCACACGGGACAGCTCTTCCTGCAAAGCCAGGAAAGgaagggcactgccagcactccCAGAaccaggggctgtgtgagccCAGGTACCCACACTTGCTCCATCCAGGACGAGGACACTGGTGCCAGGGGACACCGGGGCCAGGTAGTGCAGGGCCGTGTACGCGCGGAGCCCGTCCCGGAGcgtccctgcagcctctgcccagcacagcttctgGGGCTTGTGAGCTGAGggacaaacacaaacacacctgATCAGCTCCTTTGGGATCCCTGAGAGccccctgagctgtgtgttctgcccagcacagcttctgGGGCTTGTGAGCTGAGggacaaacacaaacacacctgATCAGCTCCTTTGGGATCCCCTGGGAGccccctgagctgtgtgttcatgtagggggatacagtatgggtaaatgaaggtggtatagaatgtaatcttatcccctaaaagagctgcagctgaaccaattactgaagattaggagcaggcctgatgttaacaggccacagctgtagccagtAAGAACAGcggtataaaagagtggattggtgggcTCTGGAGTCAGATCAGGACTGTTCCAGGATCAGGGccagtcagtgcttagaggagctgcctgtgggaCCCATTGAGGAGGCATGAAACTCTGGTTTGGatatggaatccttgcactataatgatcAGAGAACTCTTGCTATATAAGACAACATGttcactgggagcagcaggcaggcaagGAGACCCCACACAGTTCTGGGGGTGCTCATTAGCTGAGGGTTTATTGGGGGTCCcacccctgggagcagcagggtccCTGAGAGAGACCCTGGGCAGAGAAGGGGCCAAGAGAGAGCAAAGAGCTGAGAGAGCCTCTCACTcactcccctggcacagcttaaaAGGGAAATTCAAGGTGGGCACAGAATCAGACCTGGGCCAACAGGATTACAGGTTAACTGATACTGCAGGGGAGGATCACAGGCTTGCTATAAACCCCACATTTTCTAGCGGTGAGACAGAGCaaactatttaaaatataacaCCACACACACCAACAAACACAGCAAAGAGGTGGtaaaaaccccagcaaaaccCCTGGGCTTATCTAGCAAAGCCTGTCAGTGAGTCAGGAAGGCTCCCCCTGCAAACAGGTCACCACCACTGGCTCCTGTTTCCTCTTGTATTAAGAAGCCATGAAGAGGATATTGTGCCatattttacaaaattaaattaggGATTCAACTTTGTTATAACCAAGATTAAGGGAGCCACCTCATAACTACTCAGGAATTCATGGCAGTCACAGAAAACACAACCCAAACTTAGGCATTTAGAATGccagggtggtttgggttggaaggacctcaaagcccatccagtgccacttctgccatggcagggacaccttccactgtgccaggctccaatccctgtccaacctggccctggacactgccagggatggggcagccacagcttctttgggAAGAGCAAATTTTGAGTAAAAGAATAGCTTGTTCAAGGTAACAAACTGCTGGAAGAAGAGCAGGGACTCCTACATTTAGTATCCTACTCATTAAAGTAACCTATGCCCAGAAAGGGAAAACTGGAAGCTCACAATAACTGAAAACAATGTTTCAACCCTGGGCTTTCCCTGACCCTCCTCCCTGAAAATTCCAGTCTCCATTTCCAGCCTCCTTGTTTCACCCCATGTGTTAGTCTGGTCCCAGGTGATAGTGCCAGACTGAgtcaaagggaagaaaaaagcaaatttctcCTCATTACATTTTTTGACAGGTTAGGAAAAAGTATAACAACAATGAGGCAAGAGAACAGGAAGttagaagggaaataaaaggaaaaggaaaacaacagggTCAGCTCGTGTGGTTTAGGCCATCATGAACTGTGAAATGGTGACAGCAAAGATAAAGCCCTTGAGAGCACTGAGTGTTCAAACTTCTGTGACTTGTGGGGCAGCTGGAGTTTTGGAATGTTGGAATGGAAGGAGCATGCCCAGAGCTCCATGGTTATGGGCTCCCCTTCAGAAAAGCTAAAACAAAGTCTCcagtaaaaattattattagcaAACTGTGTAATCTACAAACCCAAATAATGCTCGTGAACCAGGACAACTTCACAGACACCAGACTCCTCAGAATCCAGGGGCAGAATTCCTGGAAAAGAAGGAACACAGACCTTGAATTTCACACAAGCAATCGTTCCAACCAAAGCATTGTCCCAAggaattccctgctcctgtttGGGTTCAGTGCCCTCTTGGCAGGCTTAGGACAGGTCAGAGACCTTGGCCAGGTCCCAGCCCAAGGTGTCCCTGGGCACAAGGGAGTTCCAGAGGTGCTTCTACAGCATTTTGGGATTGAGGGAGAAAGCATGGGGACACCACAGAGTGCTGTCTGGTACTGGCAGGTGTCAGACATTTTTGTCTGGTGATGTCTGAGCTCATTCCACACTCTGAGTGCTCCCCTTCCAGTGCAGGCCATggatcccagagcagggatctgagcacagagcagccaccccacagctcctccccCATCCCAGTTCCTGACCCTGTGCTTTGCAAAGGCAGCACCAAGGgcacaggaaaaagcagaagatggGCACACAGGAATGTGGAAGTTTCAAAAAGCAGGAATAAGAAAGAGGAAGTGCAGGAAAAACTAACCAGGGAAGGTAGAGAGAGCAAAAGCAGAGTAGGCAGGAAAAGCCCCTCCATCCTGGTTATAACTGAGCTTTTTACCTTCACTGGCCACAGAACTCTCCTGAACAGGAGGTTCTGGCTCCATCTCCTGAATTAGCATCCCCTCTATCCCagggaaataattattttcttccctctcccccaCAAATCTCACTCCATTAGACCAAAGGGCTTTGCCTTGCAAatgtggctgctgtgcccagtccttcccagttcCATTAACAATGTGCTTGtgcccacctggagctgtgcccagtccttcccagttcCATTAACAATGTGCTTGtgcccacctggagctgtgcccagtccttcccagttcCATTAACAATGTGCTTGtgcccacctggagctgtgcccagtccttcccagttcATTAACAATGTGCTTGtgcccacctggagctgtgcccagtccttcccagttcCATTAACAATGTGCTTGtgcccacctggagctgtgcccagggttcCTGCAGGGAATAGCCAGactctgcccagagcagctgctgtgccatgaGGGAATAGTGCAGCAAGGACCACAATGCCCAAACACACACATCTCCCCCAGCACCTCCACTCTGTCCTGCTTTCAGAACTTCAGCCATCCTCTAATCCCTTCACCCAGCACACATAACATAAACATGTGGCACAGAATGCTCTAAGAAATAACTCCTCTCTCCTAAGGCATCACTCACAATCTGGTGGTTAACACAACATCATATTTCACATCCTAAGGGAACGTTCTTAGAACAGAATTCCCATTTATAAGTTTATTCCTGTGACAGCAGTTGAATTCTGAAAATACATGGTGGATTTAGCCTGACCAATTATTCTAAGCTCAGTCATTGATTACAAAAAGATGACTGCTGGTGTCAGCTGAGGCAAACAGGCATTAACTTACCCACCACTTCATCATCTGGCTGGAAAAAGGTCACCTTGCTTCCAACTCACCATGGAGAGGTGAAaaggagggaagaagggaaaaagagaaatatttagaGCAGGAATGGGATGTGCATTTGGAAGCACTGGCTATCACTAGCTCACAAAACTAAAGATACACGTCTTGTGAAAAACCATAATTCTATTGATTACAATTATTGATTGATTCTTGATGCCAAGCCCAAATGTTGAATTCCCAGACTCTGGCACAaggagctccctgcaggagcacacaggggTGTCTGAGAGCCAGGCTGGACTCTCCACCTCAGGGGAGTGGtaccagcactgggagcagccaaGGAAGCCAAGAGCTCCAAAAAGCTCTCCAGAGAGAGTTCTGGGCTCTGAGGGgaatccctgctccctcctccctccctgggcactgccacccACTCACCTTCCAGCACCACTCCTGAAACTTCTCTCCCAACAGGCACAAGTTCCTTCTTCAGTTTGATTTCTGCCAGGAGCTAAATGAAAACAATGCTGGCAGCATTCCTGCTAAAGCTCTGCATTTATAAATGAATTACATCTCACAGTGCTGGATCATCCCAGGAAGCTTGGGCCATTACCAAAATGTTATCCAGGGGAAGGAAGTGCAAACCTTCCCCAGTattaaaccatggcactgaattctgtatttaaatttagaaacattaaaaaataaaagcagggaGTTACTACCAGCCAAGCCAGCCTGTGGCTTAGATGAAGATAAAAGGGATTTACTGTAAGAGATCTCAGCTGACAACTGATCTCCATGAATTAGGAATCAAATTCCAGATGCTTTTCAATCAGAGCTGTGCAAGAAGCCCAGCCCAGTCCTGTGCCTGTGGAAACCTTCCCCGAGGATGCCCCTGATGGGGAGACCCCTAAAAAGTTCTGtgcccactgccagcagcaaagGCACAGCCTGAGCTCGTGCCAGCCCCCAGCCAAGGCCATGGGAGCACAGACACCCCcagcaaaacacacaaacaaataaCAAATACCTGTGTGTCCaccctgctcagagcacaggCTCTGACCTGCACCTTCACCTcgtgggctctgctgggaggaacgTTCTCCTAGGACACATGGACAGCTCCTTGTTACCCACTGCACGTGCCCCCAGGagcttctccagctcctgaaaGCACTTTCCTCTTCTTGGCTTGTTTTGTGgggagagcaggcaggaatTGTCAATGAAAAGGGGTTTACAACACCATTCTTTGAGcatactattattattattagcgTTATTATTAGCATTAGCATTATACTATTATTGCTGACtggtatattatattatattatattatattatattatattatgttatgttatgttatgttatgttatgttatgttatgttatgttatattatattatattatattatgttatgttatattatactatatacataatataataACATAATGCAATGTGatgtaatataacataatataatataatataatataatataatataatataatataatataatataaataatatattatatagtatataatattatatatataaaatatatattactatactatattactaTTTAACATTACTATATTAAGTTATTAAGTTATTATTaagatattattattattattattattattattattattattattattattattatt
This window contains:
- the CRYZL1 gene encoding quinone oxidoreductase-like protein 1; the encoded protein is MKALYAQQNSPGEEMTFVFQERENVPPSRAHEVKVQVRACALSRVDTQLLAEIKLKKELVPVGREVSGVVLEVGSKVTFFQPDDEVVGILPLDSEESGVCEVVLVHEHYLAHKPQKLCWAEAAGTLRDGLRAYTALHYLAPVSPGTSVLVLDGASPFGTIAIQLAQHRGAKVISTAHSLEDKQYLERLRPAGGVRQPLVARVIDVSHGKIDVAESCLEETGGLGVDIVLDNGVRLYSAEDEPASRCQLLPHKHDIITLLGVGGRWITTERNLQLDPPDSHSLFLKGATVSFLNEEVWNLSNVQQGKYLAILEDIMDKLSSGIFRPQLDEPIPLYEAKVSMEIVQKNQARKRQVIQF